A genomic window from Chrysoperla carnea chromosome 3, inChrCarn1.1, whole genome shotgun sequence includes:
- the LOC123296980 gene encoding MOB kinase activator-like 4 has protein sequence MKMADGTLSLRRNRPGTKAKDFSRWPDEPFEEMDSTLAVQQYIQQMIRNDPSNINFILCMPDAQDEGVWKYEHLRQFCMELNGLAVRLQSDCHPDICTQMTATEQWIFLCAAHKTPKECPAIDYTRHTLDGAACLLNSNKYFPSRVSIKESSVAKLGSVCRRVYRIFSHAYFHHRTIFDDFEAETYLCRRFTQFVTKYNLMSKDNLIVPMTEEETVGESDA, from the exons ATGAAGATGGCCGATGGAACATTAAGTTTGCGGAGAAATAGGCCTGGTACTAAAGCAAag GACTTTAGCCGATGGCCTGATGAACCTTTCGAAGAAATGGACAGCACTCTTGCTGTTCAACAATATATACAGCAAATGATACGTAATGAtccatcaaatataaattttatattatgcatGCCAGACGCTCAAGATGAAGGTGTTTGGAAATATGAACATTTAAGACAGTTTTGCATGGAGTTAAATGGCTTAGCAGTTAGACTTCAATCAGATTGTCATCCAGATATTTGCACTCAAATGACTGCTACAGAACAGTGGATATTTCTTTGTGCTGCTCATAAAACACCTAAAGAATGTCCAGCTATTGATTATACAAGACATACACTTGATGGTGCCGCATGTCTCCTAAACAGTAATAAATACTTCCCAAGTCG AGTCAGTATTAAAGAATCATCTGTAGCAAAATTGGGATCAGTATGTCGGCGAGTATACAGAATTTTTTCACATGCATACTTTCATCATAGGACTATTTTTGATGATTTCGAAGCTGAAACATATTTATGTCGTCGATTCACACAATTTGTAACAAAGTACAATTTAATGtctaaagataatttaattgtacCAATGACTGAGGAGGAAACAGTTGGTGAATCGGATGCGTag